Proteins encoded within one genomic window of Lampris incognitus isolate fLamInc1 chromosome 19, fLamInc1.hap2, whole genome shotgun sequence:
- the arl8 gene encoding ADP-ribosylation factor-like 8 isoform X1 has protein sequence MGLIFAKLWSFFCNQEHKVIIVGLDNAGKTTILYQFLMNEVVHTSPTIGSNVEEIVVKNTHFLMWDIGGQESLRSSWNTYYSNTEFVILVVDSTDRERLAISKEELYRMLAHEDLRKAAVLIFANKQDMKDCMSAAEISKYLTLSSIKDHPWHIQSCCALTGEGLCQGLEWMTSRAGLR, from the exons ATGGGACTCATATTCGCCAAACTGTGGAGTTTCTTCTGCAACCAAG aacATAAGGTGATTATCGTGGGACTGGACAATGCAGGAAAGACTACAATCCTCTACCAGTT CCTGATGAATGAGGTGGTCCATACATCACCCACCATAGGGAGTAATGTGGAGGAAATAGTTGTGAAGAATACTCACTTCCTAATGTGGGATATTGGAGGACAGGAGTCTCTCAGGTCCTCTTGGAATACATACTACTCCAATACAGAG TTCGTCATTCTGGTGGTGgacagcacagacagagagaggctggCTATTTCTAAGGAGGAGCTCTACAGGATGCTGGCTCATGAG GACCTGAGAAAGGCAGCTGTGTTGATATTTGCCAATAAGCAGGATATGAAGGACTGTATGTCCGCGGCAGAGATCTCCAAATACCTCACCCTCAGCTCCATCAAAGACCACCCCTGGCACATTCAGTCCTGCTGTGCTCTTACAGGAGAGGG
- the arl8 gene encoding ADP-ribosylation factor-like 8 isoform X2 yields the protein MGLIFAKLWSFFCNQEHKVIIVGLDNAGKTTILYQFLMNEVVHTSPTIGSNVEEIVVKNTHFLMWDIGGQESLRSSWNTYYSNTEFVILVVDSTDRERLAISKEELYRMLAHEDLRKAAVLIFANKQDMKDCMSAAEISKYLTLSSIKDHPWHIQSCCALTGEGV from the exons ATGGGACTCATATTCGCCAAACTGTGGAGTTTCTTCTGCAACCAAG aacATAAGGTGATTATCGTGGGACTGGACAATGCAGGAAAGACTACAATCCTCTACCAGTT CCTGATGAATGAGGTGGTCCATACATCACCCACCATAGGGAGTAATGTGGAGGAAATAGTTGTGAAGAATACTCACTTCCTAATGTGGGATATTGGAGGACAGGAGTCTCTCAGGTCCTCTTGGAATACATACTACTCCAATACAGAG TTCGTCATTCTGGTGGTGgacagcacagacagagagaggctggCTATTTCTAAGGAGGAGCTCTACAGGATGCTGGCTCATGAG GACCTGAGAAAGGCAGCTGTGTTGATATTTGCCAATAAGCAGGATATGAAGGACTGTATGTCCGCGGCAGAGATCTCCAAATACCTCACCCTCAGCTCCATCAAAGACCACCCCTGGCACATTCAGTCCTGCTGTGCTCTTACAGGAGAGGG tgtttag